gtaattctattaattattattattgttgttgttgttgttcttgttgatattattattctactgtaattaattataatagttaaaagcaaacataaatatagaaaaggtctagaatttttctctttttccaataaattattaatggcaaagtggTTGTATTGatgagagttgagaaagaaattatagtgtAAGGAgttaaaagattattttaatgtaaatctTAAGTAAGATAATAACATTCCGACGAGACTGTAAGTCTTATGGAAATTggcattataaattaatttaaaaaagtcaaTCCTTTTATAATTGATTGACAATAGTTGAGTTATCGTTAACGTTGACTTTAACGTCCCTTTGTTACGTTCATAATGCTTTGTGGCAAGGACGAAGTTGTTAGCTGCCTTCTGGACAATATATCGTGTTTCTGTTTACCAGAGGGAGCACAGAAGTATTTAGGTAATAGATTCAGGGGATTAGTCCTTACCTGTTCTCAAGTCCCACCTTTACAACCCGTAAAAGTGTTTGTAGTGGCCCGAGCTCAAACAGTTGTTCAGTCTCTCTCGTGCGTTGACTTTTTCTGCGTTTTTTCTTTATTCCGGACCTTGTATCAGCCTGTTGGCGACTggtaatttatgtaaattccgCCGAACCCAACTTCATCGGGAATAATTTTATCAGAAATTAACGTTGAATATGCTCAAACCATTTTAATACTGCCATTCccgtaaatttttgtaaaaaaaaaaatcgtaaTTCGATAAGAAtcgtttctttattcttttctttttaccttTTTACTCGTCGTACGAAAACATTATCGCACTAATTGCTTCAGTcccttaataaatattataatacatttatttttattgatgcatTCACCCAgaattccaataaaaaaaaaaaaagtgattaatttcaaaacatttaagGACTGCTCACAGGACAAAGaaggtaaatataattataaaattgaaattaacagtTATTATTTCCAAATTAAAATTGAGTACGCGTTTCATTTATCCTGGCACGattcaataaaatcgaaacaaaTGAGTCTCGAATGAACGACTGCATAATCATTATAGTTACTCAACCCGCTCAGTCGAACTTTATACGCGTTTTATCATCCCATATTACATTTTCGGAGCGCATATTTCAATTCCCGTGATGCTTATTCGTTCGAGTGCTCGATTGTAATTCAGATTCGGTCTGCGCGGTCATAACCACGTGGTTTAACGTTATTTGTCTTGCATTTGAAATGCCGGATAACGGATTCCCGCGGTGTTCACCAAGACGTGACTTTAATAGCGCTGTGAAATAGGAAGAAAATATTCGGCGACGACGGCTACACGAAATTTATTTCGTTCGGCTTCGACAGTTTCAGTTGTCTGTCGATTCGTGGACTTATCTCGTTGCTAACTTGTAAATTCGTTTTATCACGTAGCCACGATGATGGAACAGTATTTCTACTACAATAATACCGCATTTATATGAATTCGTTAGGGAACAAACTGTTTTAAGCTTTTCATATAATAGAAGTCTACTAATTTTCTCCACTACATATGATTATTCATGTAACCAGATTTCACGTTCAGATAAGTAGatctaattataaatttaaattactctTCGGATTTGAGCGATTTTAAATTCTACGAATTTCGAAACGActtgtaaaaacaaaaatttaagaAGTCTGATAAATTAACTCTTTTAAATGGGGATGATaacgaaattaaacattttacattatttaaagaAGGAACGAATAAGTAATAGGaagtatttgttttattatttagtaataaaacaaataatttagtattatatattaagtgCTCGTATAATTGTAACGATACTTGACTTTGAATTAACTCAGCTgtagttcatttaattttatatttatgaaaataaatagagttCTACTGTATATAAATTGTTTCCACAGGCCGATCATCGGGTGCGTGAAAGTTGGACGATATGCGGCGGACTCCATCTTGGTTTCTTTCGGGCGCGCGCGTCGCTCGGCGAATTCAATTTCGTTTCAATTGCCGCAAAGTACCTCCGCATTTCTCTTCCACTGTTCCGATTACCGTACGCTCAAATTGGAGTGGACTGCACACTGGTTTGAGTGCGCCGGAATTTTACGCAATCTGGATTTTTGTTTcctctcctctctccctcttaTTCTCTCTTTTTGTGTAATCCCTGGGAACCTgtgtttaattatataattaactcGAATACCGGATTACTGGTCTCGCAATAATTAGACTGCGAATGTCTGCGTATTTCATTTTCGAAGACAATCTTTTTTAATAGAAACCGGAATCAATGGAAAGTTCTTTCTTATGTTTTTACGATGGACCAGGAATAAagattttgttcattttaataaatttacagtAAATACTGTAAACATGCTCGAcgatttaaaaggaaattagaattttatttaatctagTGAAATGTATTTTGCATTGGATTAGtactttaaattgttttttagaGTTTTGCGAGCAGATGAAACGATccttaataatagaatttatttgtcACATTTCGAATGTACGTAACAGAAATAGTCTGTTCGGTTAAAAAAGTATTGAGATCATCGTGCTACGCATTTGAATAATTCCGAAACATAAACGAACGCAAGAGATGAATACTAAAATTCTGTTTTCGTTTTAAATTCCCAAAGTGTCGCGGACTATAGAGACATCATAAAATGATATGTTTTATTGAATTACTAAAATAACAGGCGCTTTCGTCGAAGAAAAAGAACTCATGTCTTATTTGCAGTTGAGAATAGCGTCTGCGATAGTTTCTGACGATGAAGTCATTTTGTAGACATTAGAGTCATTACGCCAACAcgttgaaatgaatgaaaaataatatactgAAATGTCTTTTTACAATTTGAAAAGAAAGtgattttaaatgaacaattttttaatatttttggaattgaCGAAAAATTCAGTAATGCTtaaaacattacaataattCGTCCGACCAGAGGATAACTATTGCTCactatcaataatatttaatgcgtACAGTTAGATTGAAAGTTGTCGCTTTAAAAGGAGCACATTTAACCTTCATAGTATGTTACGGTAATAGCTgtgtttatttgtttctttgatGCACCGTCGGTGTTAAAAACAAATTAGTCATATGTCATTAAAAAGTGGTCATAAAATTGATCTAAGAGCTTATATAACACTCTCGTATGGTATATGGAGGTTAAGGTTTGTACACAATTACACGGCAGAAggtaattttgtttatattgctTACTTTAATTTACTGTTTcaagaagaatatattttttcccgCTGAATTAATAATCATCTGTGTTCAACGAacttttcataatattattatcaacatTTAACCTATCTATTAACTACTATACTTGGTAaacagaaattcttttataatattattaggaCCTATTTTTCACACTTGGAATATTACAGAAAtccattaatgaaaaatttgattttgcaATCCCTTTGGAATAAAAGTATCTATCTTTTGATCTTACATcgaattacaattgttttactattcagataaaatgaaaataactaaAGATtcattgttaaaatattcaaattattttttgtttagtaaatttgaaaaatattagaatCATTTGGGGGGGTAATTAGTTTGTATGAATGAAGCGACAAACACGCCTCGTTTCTCATGTAATTTTACGGACAGCCTCGGTTCAGATATTCGCGGACGGTATTTACCAAAAGTATACGAGGGTCGTGTTATTTAATAACCGgaaataactatgtaaaactcgagGCAGACGGCCTGTTTCTGTTGGCTCTCCCTCGTGAGAAGTTCGACTTCTTACCCTCGTTCCTACGGCTGCGCTTTTTTCTTCGAAGCAGGTTCCCGGAAACTTTCGACGATCGTGACATTTTCAAACGGCGCAAACAAACTTCGCTCGGGGAGAATGGTCTCGAAATGACGCCACTCGCGAATATGTATTACGTGGAGCGAGTATTGATCGCGCGAGcatgaaaaattctgaaatatagaaattcgtAAAAATAGTTCGCCACGAGacaaagaaacaatttcaaactaaaacattaaatgaaacatatctgtatatatatttatcactTTTTGTAATTTACATGCTTATAAATtaacttaaatttataattccTAACGATGAGTTTACATTAACCGTAATATGAgtatatttgtttcatatcaATCGAACGGTAATATAATTACGTAAACGAACGTGCAATTTATCTTTGACCaggaaaatgattaacaaagtGAATGTTCAGCGTGAACTTATGGGGAAATAGACTCTCgaggtaaggggttaattgtaaaattagaaaTCACACGATTAGGCTTAATGCGATTATTATCGAACGAAAATTGCGGCTTAGAATGTGCGG
This genomic window from Nomia melanderi isolate GNS246 chromosome 9, iyNomMela1, whole genome shotgun sequence contains:
- the LOC143174853 gene encoding uncharacterized protein LOC143174853, whose product is MLCGKDEVVSCLLDNISCFCLPEGAQKYLGNRFRGLVLTCSQVPPLQPVKVFVVARAQTVVQSLSCVDFFCVFSLFRTLYQPVGDWTAHRTKKADHRVRESWTICGGLHLGFFRARASLGEFNFVSIAAKYLRISLPLFRLPYAQIGVDCTLV